One genomic window of Deltaproteobacteria bacterium includes the following:
- a CDS encoding c-type cytochrome, translated as MSLKLSLPSALTMLSIFIAVFTINAAEQHHPANWRFTMPKGEVAKGRAIFQKFECYSCHRINGEPFPEPFDSAPELSQMGPLHPLEYFTESVIHPNAVVARQWRERDGNSPMSQEHIATMTLRELIDLSSYLASLKPPSMPKLVTGVGKIVAVMPQSQEVVIDHEEIKGFMDAMIMGYKLASRSQLQGLNPGDVVTFTIETGKRVITKIAKAKK; from the coding sequence ATGTCTTTAAAATTATCGCTGCCGTCCGCACTGACGATGCTCAGTATTTTTATCGCTGTGTTTACAATCAATGCCGCCGAACAGCATCATCCGGCCAATTGGCGTTTCACCATGCCCAAGGGCGAGGTCGCCAAGGGTCGCGCCATTTTTCAAAAATTCGAGTGTTACTCCTGTCATAGAATCAACGGTGAGCCGTTTCCGGAACCGTTCGATAGCGCGCCGGAGTTGAGCCAGATGGGGCCGCTCCATCCGTTGGAATATTTCACCGAGTCGGTGATCCATCCCAACGCCGTGGTGGCCCGCCAATGGCGCGAGCGCGACGGCAACTCGCCGATGTCGCAGGAGCATATCGCGACCATGACGCTACGCGAGTTGATAGACTTGTCGAGCTACCTGGCGTCGCTGAAGCCGCCATCGATGCCGAAGTTGGTGACCGGCGTTGGCAAGATCGTGGCCGTCATGCCGCAATCCCAGGAAGTGGTCATCGACCATGAGGAAATAAAAGGTTTCATGGACGCGATGATCATGGGCTACAAGCTCGCATCGCGGTCGCAACTCCAAGGGCTGAATCCCGGCGATGTCGTTACCTTTACGATTGAAACCGGCAAACGGGTGATCACTAAGATCGCTAAAGCCAAGAAATGA
- a CDS encoding copper-binding protein has protein sequence MMTRSKMNKKLVALFSAMVLPACAAYVSQPLSLSHPAHADAPVVPRSALSQTLVYTRADAALSRPAAAAEPGGETVTAEGKVIAAVPSAAQLVVEHGKIEGFMDAMTMGYRVEPPALMDGVKSGDRIRFTIDVPKKAIVKLDKMN, from the coding sequence ATGATGACGAGGAGCAAGATGAACAAAAAATTAGTTGCCTTATTTTCTGCTATGGTGCTGCCGGCCTGCGCGGCTTACGTATCACAACCGTTGAGCCTGAGCCATCCGGCGCACGCTGATGCGCCGGTCGTGCCGCGCTCTGCGCTGTCCCAGACGCTCGTCTACACGCGCGCGGATGCTGCTCTATCGCGCCCGGCGGCGGCTGCGGAGCCGGGCGGGGAGACCGTGACCGCCGAGGGCAAAGTCATCGCCGCGGTGCCGAGCGCGGCGCAGTTGGTGGTCGAGCATGGCAAGATCGAAGGTTTCATGGACGCCATGACTATGGGCTATCGAGTCGAGCCGCCGGCGCTGATGGACGGGGTGAAATCCGGCGACCGAATTCGCTTCACCATCGATGTGCCGAAGAAGGCGATCGTCAAGCTCGACAAAATGAATTGA
- a CDS encoding prolipoprotein diacylglyceryl transferase, with protein sequence MYPILFQFGPLTIYSFGAFMALAALCAGWVVRAELRRYQYDPELASTIVFAAAIGGLVGARILFIAEEWQGFVAAPWKYIFTGAGFTWYGGFFGGAAAGLWVARKNKIPALLGLDIAAPALALAYGIGRIGCHVAGDGDWGAVTDVPWGVAYKNAIVGWADPNSGIPYAPGVVVHPTPIYEFFQNILVFAILWSLRNKKLAPGTSAWLYLILAGLSRFAVEFWRINPAVGFGFSEAQWISLLLMVVGVFMLAIGRGRVRA encoded by the coding sequence ATGTATCCGATCCTTTTCCAATTTGGCCCGTTGACGATTTACAGTTTCGGCGCCTTCATGGCTCTGGCGGCGTTGTGCGCCGGCTGGGTGGTGCGTGCCGAGTTGCGCCGTTATCAATACGATCCTGAACTCGCCTCGACGATCGTTTTCGCCGCCGCCATCGGCGGTCTCGTCGGCGCGCGCATTCTGTTCATCGCCGAAGAGTGGCAAGGCTTTGTCGCGGCGCCGTGGAAATATATTTTCACCGGCGCTGGCTTTACCTGGTACGGCGGATTTTTCGGCGGCGCGGCCGCGGGTTTATGGGTGGCGCGCAAAAATAAAATCCCCGCGCTTCTAGGGCTGGACATCGCGGCGCCGGCTTTAGCGCTGGCCTATGGTATTGGTCGCATCGGCTGCCATGTCGCCGGCGACGGCGACTGGGGCGCGGTGACCGATGTGCCGTGGGGCGTGGCCTACAAAAATGCCATCGTCGGCTGGGCGGATCCGAACAGCGGGATTCCTTACGCACCCGGCGTGGTTGTGCATCCGACGCCGATCTATGAGTTTTTCCAGAACATCTTGGTGTTTGCGATTCTCTGGTCGTTGCGGAATAAAAAGCTCGCGCCGGGAACCAGCGCTTGGCTCTATTTAATACTCGCCGGCCTGTCGCGCTTCGCCGTCGAGTTCTGGCGCATCAATCCCGCGGTGGGGTTCGGTTTTTCTGAGGCGCAGTGGATTAGTTTGTTGCTAATGGTTGTCGGCGTGTTCATGTTGGCCATTGGCCGGGGAAGAGTCCGGGCTTGA
- a CDS encoding copper oxidase, giving the protein MTMSKKISRREILGFAASGLAGGALLLNRGGEAQAQTAPARQRWEKSYSGGSLSIRPLPPALPGKDYRPVMIPNGAALPFKISGGVKVFHLIAEEVDHAFDAGLRAKCWGFNGRVNATVLEAVEGERVRIYVTNRLPVATAIHWHGFYLPNGMDGVGGLTQPYIKPGETVKYEWTMRQHGTLMYHAHHDEMTQMGMGMIGMFVVHPRNPAPEDWVERDFALLLSEWVIEAGTARPNTLKMNDANILTINGKVFPSTAPLVCKTGDKVRLRVGNLSAMSHHPLHIHGHHFRITATDGDAIPLLAQWPETTALIGVGQTRDLEFIADAPGDWPLHCHMTHHVMNQMGHQFPNLVGMKAGGLEEKLRPLLPAYMSMGHDGMDMGRMAEVMPMPNNTISMKGKAGPFGDYISMGGMMTLLKVRDRLKSYDEDPGWYDHPAGTVARQATDSELRADGIDLSGLGADSAKKEIPRQP; this is encoded by the coding sequence ATGACCATGAGCAAGAAAATATCGCGCCGGGAGATTCTCGGCTTCGCCGCCAGCGGTTTGGCCGGTGGTGCGCTTTTGTTAAACCGCGGCGGAGAAGCACAGGCGCAAACGGCGCCAGCTCGCCAACGCTGGGAGAAAAGTTATTCCGGCGGTTCGCTGAGCATTAGACCTTTGCCGCCGGCCCTGCCCGGCAAGGACTACCGGCCGGTGATGATCCCCAACGGCGCGGCGTTGCCGTTCAAAATTTCCGGCGGGGTGAAAGTTTTTCACCTCATCGCCGAGGAAGTCGACCATGCCTTCGACGCCGGCCTGCGCGCCAAATGCTGGGGCTTCAACGGCCGGGTCAACGCCACGGTGCTCGAAGCGGTGGAAGGCGAGCGGGTGCGCATTTACGTCACCAATCGTTTGCCGGTGGCCACGGCGATTCACTGGCATGGTTTCTACTTGCCCAATGGCATGGATGGCGTCGGCGGGCTGACCCAGCCCTACATCAAACCGGGCGAGACCGTTAAGTACGAATGGACGATGCGCCAGCATGGCACGCTGATGTACCACGCGCATCACGACGAAATGACCCAGATGGGCATGGGCATGATCGGCATGTTCGTGGTTCACCCGCGCAACCCGGCGCCGGAAGATTGGGTCGAGCGCGATTTCGCATTGTTGCTCAGCGAATGGGTGATCGAGGCCGGCACGGCGCGGCCCAATACGCTCAAGATGAACGATGCCAATATCCTCACCATCAACGGCAAGGTGTTTCCGTCGACGGCGCCGTTGGTGTGCAAGACCGGCGACAAAGTCAGATTGCGCGTCGGTAATCTGAGCGCCATGAGCCACCATCCGCTGCATATTCACGGTCATCACTTCCGCATCACCGCCACTGACGGCGACGCGATTCCGCTATTGGCACAATGGCCGGAAACCACGGCGCTGATCGGCGTCGGCCAGACCCGCGATTTAGAATTCATCGCCGACGCCCCCGGCGATTGGCCGCTGCACTGCCATATGACGCACCATGTGATGAATCAGATGGGCCACCAGTTTCCTAATCTGGTCGGCATGAAGGCGGGCGGCTTGGAAGAAAAACTCCGGCCGTTGCTGCCGGCTTACATGAGCATGGGTCATGACGGCATGGACATGGGACGCATGGCGGAAGTCATGCCGATGCCCAACAATACGATATCGATGAAAGGCAAAGCCGGGCCGTTTGGAGACTACATTTCCATGGGCGGCATGATGACCTTGCTCAAGGTGCGCGACCGCTTGAAGAGTTACGATGAAGATCCCGGCTGGTACGATCATCCGGCGGGAACCGTGGCGCGGCAAGCGACGGATTCGGAACTGCGAGCCGACGGTATCGATTTGAGCGGGCTTGGCGCCGATAGCGCGAAGAAAGAAATCCCGAGACAACCATAA
- a CDS encoding TolC family protein — protein sequence MRRPNGILLAIFGAVASLWLSGCVAVDLRAGFTEVSETVGARLGVKPTWNNGTELDRAADEKLRELLRAPLNADAAVQIALLNNRELQALYSDLGVAQADLVQAGLLRNPIFNAAVMFPVTGGRPDLELSVVMSFLDILYLPLRQRVAAARFDAAKSRVVGAVMDLAGQTRAAFYAHQANEQLVDLRRTILQSLDAAGEITQRLYDAGNISALDLLRERALAGSARLQLRGAELAARQSRELLNIRMGVWGGQTAWRNLPRLPEIPAAQDGGSIEQLAVTRSLYLVLAQQNIAALGEQLGFDKASALIPELTLGGSAEREASWQVGPVIELPIPLFDQGQGRVARAAAELRRAQQEYYALAVRMRAEARAAQERFDEARERALYYRDILLPLHERIVNETQLHYNAMQLGPVQLLRAREQQIEVAVGYVEALRDHWLAHNDMEQIAAGRLAESSAMKNVLSKGQPMAQERQGH from the coding sequence ATGCGCAGACCAAATGGAATCCTTCTCGCCATCTTCGGCGCGGTTGCCTCGCTCTGGTTGAGCGGTTGCGTGGCCGTCGATCTACGCGCTGGCTTTACCGAGGTGAGTGAAACGGTGGGCGCGCGCTTGGGCGTCAAACCTACTTGGAACAACGGCACCGAGCTTGATCGCGCCGCCGACGAGAAGCTGCGCGAGTTGCTGAGGGCGCCGCTCAACGCCGACGCAGCCGTGCAGATCGCGCTCCTCAATAACCGCGAGCTGCAAGCTTTGTACTCCGACCTGGGCGTCGCCCAGGCCGATCTGGTGCAGGCCGGATTGTTGCGCAATCCGATATTCAACGCGGCGGTGATGTTTCCGGTAACCGGTGGCCGTCCCGATCTTGAGCTCAGCGTGGTCATGAGCTTCCTCGATATTCTTTACTTGCCGCTGCGCCAGCGGGTCGCCGCGGCGCGCTTCGACGCCGCCAAGAGCCGGGTGGTCGGCGCCGTAATGGATCTGGCCGGACAGACCCGAGCGGCGTTTTACGCCCATCAGGCCAATGAGCAGCTGGTCGATCTGCGCCGGACGATTTTGCAATCCCTCGACGCCGCCGGCGAAATCACCCAGCGATTATATGACGCCGGAAATATTTCCGCTCTCGACTTGCTGCGCGAGCGCGCCCTGGCGGGGAGCGCGCGTTTGCAGCTGCGCGGCGCGGAATTGGCCGCGCGTCAGAGCCGCGAACTGTTGAATATCCGCATGGGTGTCTGGGGCGGGCAGACTGCTTGGCGTAACTTGCCGCGCTTGCCGGAGATTCCGGCGGCACAAGATGGCGGTTCGATTGAGCAGTTGGCTGTGACTCGTAGCCTCTATCTGGTGCTGGCCCAGCAAAACATCGCCGCCCTGGGCGAGCAATTGGGCTTTGACAAAGCGTCTGCATTGATCCCGGAGTTGACGCTCGGAGGGAGCGCTGAGCGCGAAGCCAGCTGGCAAGTAGGTCCGGTGATCGAGCTGCCGATTCCGCTATTCGACCAAGGACAAGGACGGGTGGCGCGGGCGGCGGCGGAACTGCGGCGGGCGCAGCAGGAATATTACGCCCTGGCGGTGCGCATGCGCGCCGAGGCGCGCGCCGCCCAAGAGCGCTTCGACGAAGCGCGCGAACGGGCGCTATATTACCGCGATATTTTGCTGCCGCTCCATGAGCGCATCGTCAATGAAACCCAGCTGCACTACAACGCTATGCAGTTGGGGCCGGTGCAGCTCCTGCGCGCTCGCGAGCAGCAGATCGAAGTCGCCGTCGGCTACGTCGAAGCGCTGCGCGATCATTGGCTGGCGCACAACGACATGGAACAGATCGCCGCCGGCCGGCTCGCGGAATCGAGCGCCATGAAGAATGTTTTGTCCAAGGGCCAACCCATGGCCCAGGAACGCCAAGGTCACTGA